TTCTCCCTGCatacctcctcctcccccacccatcACCACCCAATGAATAGTCAGCATAGGCTCCTAAGAATCAAATTTTAACAATTCCATTCCCAAATGCAACCAACCACTCCTAAGGaagtaatgaaaacaaatgcTTAGAGCGGTGTTACTTTAGTCCTATACTTTTAACCTATGTtgatgcactttttaaaaaatgtttttaatttattttttatcattattttttaagttggggtttcaccatgttgtcaggctggtcttgaactcccgacctcaggtgatccgcccgccttggatTACAGGgtgtgcttggattacaggcgtgagccactatgccccgcCTGTTGTGCACTTTTAAACACCCAGAAAGACTAGATATTTCCAACTGGACTTAAGTTTTCCATTATATACACAGTAGCATCGAATAAATGTATACACAACACAGACTGTAATTTGAGTGTCTTCTAAATAGGAACATTCTGGCCTATAACCTACTTCCCTTTCCAACCTCCACCAACCCCATGGACAGCTTAAGGGGGTTTTTATAATTTCACTTCTGTTTTTAAGAAGTCTTCCCTATGATTTTTAATACAAGGTATACTCAATGTATTGAATTTAGTAACTACTTCTGTCATACAATGGCAACCTCTTTAACATTGACTAGATGTAAATTAGGACTCTTATGTCCACTTACATACACTATATACACAGCACAGTTAATGAAAATGTAGACATAGGGACAATGATCAATGTGCCTCATCATAAACACACTGGTGGAAAGCCCTTTACGCTCTTCCTTCTCCCTGAACCTGCAGATATCATAATGTACTGCTCAGAGAATTGACCAATTTCCAAAAGATGACATATCAAAAAGACAGctataaaatgtgtttatttactACCTCTACTTTTAACATTCTTTGTACACTTCCAAACATCTAGAAAGACAGATGTTTCAAATTAGGACTTAAGTTTCTCCACTATATACACAGTAGTGTTCAATAAACTACACACAAGTAAGAATGGTTATATCTGAAAGTGTCTTCTAAATAGAAACAttctggtctagaactcttcaTTCCTTCCAACTCTTCGCCACCACCAACCTGGTGGATACAGGCACATGTGTCACTTAAGAGCTAACATTACTTCACTTCCGAAAGTCTTTCTCAGAAGACAGGCTTTCTATGAATTTTAACGAAGTGTACAGGATGTGTTAGTTCACTAACTCTACTTCTGTCACACATTGGCAACTTCTTTAATATCTAGAGACTAGATTTGTCcagtatatacataatatatacagtatagcaaagttaaatgaaatgCATGTAACATATAGGATTAAGCTGAAATTTTCTAATAAACAATGGCAAAACACCTTTTGCATCTTCTTCCCTCCCACCTGCCAGGTGGTTCCACGATTCCACTTCTCAACAGCATTTCccgtcacttttttttttctgtgtattcttTGAATGCTCCAGCAAGTcccatcactttttaaaaactatttacaaaaagtgttattttttatatttattttagatatttcatataacttGTCCACCACGTACACAGAACTGTTAACTAAAATTGCACACACATAACAATGGTTATCATCTGAGGCATCTTCTAATTGTGACCATTTTGGCCTTGAATCattccctcctctcttctctgcctTCAATCCAGTGGACAAATACAGGTACATGTAATGCTTAGAGATGATTGAACAAATTCCAATGCAAAAGTCATTTATTGAAGACAAGTTTTCCTGTGAATTTTATCACAAAGGGTACAAAATATACTGATTTTACCAAATACTTTGTCATACACTGGCAACCTCTTTAACATCTAGAGACTAGATGTTGAAAAATTAGGACTCATTGTCCATTATATACCCTATATATGGAgcaaaagaaaatgcacaaaacCTATAGAAAAATAGTGTCTGAAATATCCAAGTGTGAACACACTAGAATCTTACTGTTTGCAAtttcttccctcccacctcctctaAACCATTGAACAAGTATAGACAGTACTATACTGCTCACGAAGGTGGCTTCACAATTCAATTTCCAAAAGTATTTCCTATGAATTTTAGTAAAAAGGTATTTACAAAGTGGTATTTTACTCCCTCTACATTTAGCATACATTGGGCACTTCTAAACACCTAGATAGACTAGATGTTTCAAGTAAGGAGTTAATTTGTCCACTATGTACACAGCAGTCTTGAATAAACTGCAAACATGTAACAACAGTTATAATTTCAAAGAGCCTTCCAAATGTGAACATTCTGGCCTAGAACCCTTCCCATCTCCATCAACCCAGTGGGCAAGAATGCTCAAATTTTCAGAAGACAATCTTTCCTAAACTTGTAAAACAAAATGTACAACACATTAGGTTACTAACTCTACTTCTGTCACACACTGGCAACCTCTTTAACATCTAGGAAGACTAGATGGTGTTAAAGTTAGGACTCATTTGTCCTTTATGTACACTACATGCACAGGTAAGTAAAACCAAATGCAGAGATATAATAATTCATCTTGCCTTGCTGTAAGCAGGGTGGCATGGAACTGTCTGCACCTCCCCCTCTTCCCCTGAACCACTGCACACACAGTGAGTATTACTCAACAGGTGATTTGGCCATTCCCCGCAAAAAACATTTCCTACAAATTGTagcaaaatatttactacctCTAATTTTAACATCAGGCACTTCAGAACATCTAAAAACAGACGTTTCCAAAAAAGTTTAGCATTGTCAAATATATATACAGTAGTGAGGAATAAAATGCACACAAAACAATGGCTAGAATATGAAAATGTCTTCTAAATATGACCAGTCTGGCATAGAACCTTCTTCTCAGGTCTTCCAGCTCCATGTCATCTAACCCACTGAACAAACGTGGACGTATAGCCATCTAACAATTCCGCTTCCAAAAGTCATCTCCAGAAGACGTGTTTTCTATGGTTTCTTTCAAACAAATGAGAATTTACAAGATGTGTGGTTTTCTGACTTTATCATGCGTCGGCAACCTCTTTACATCTAGAAGGGCTAGATGTGacaaatgttttctattaaaCGGTTGGGGTGGACTTGAGAGCAGCTTTTTCATATTATATACACAGGCCTTCCATAGACGGCCAGCAAATCGTCCCAGAGGGTGGTGGGCATTTCCAACGGGCCAAACATGGCCTGTCATTCTACCGTTTCTCTCTTCCGACAGCAAGGTCTGGTAGAATGAAGACCAACCCCGTTCCACCCGTCGTCGTTGGGAACCTCGCTCACCTCCCAGGCCTGTTAAGGCCTTTGTCCGTTGTCGTCAGGACTAGGTAGGTCTCACCCAGTGAGGACAGAGTGGTCACTGGGGACCCGGATCTGCACGGCTCCATGGCCTAAAGATGTGGCCCAGCCTGCCTGCGTCCTTAGGCCACCTTCCCAGGCCCTCCATGATCTAACGGACCCTGCTATGCAGCATTCGAGTGGCTGCCACGTTTCCTGGTCCGCCACTCCCGTCGCCACCCAGAGGCGTCGCATCTGAGCAGCTCAGCTGGGGCTTTGTCGAGGCCCGGCACACTTGGGCCGGGAGACCCAGTGGCCAGCGGGGCCCAAGCTGGGGTATGGGCTGGCAGAAGCCACCGCCGCCATCAGTCACCCAAGAGGGGTGGGGTAGAAAGGTTCACCACGGCTTCAAGGCCTGAGGCTGGGCAGGCCAGTGGGCAGCCACAGCGGAGGCCTCCGGTGTCTGAAGGGCAGAGGGCCCTGCCTGTCCTGGGGACCCCAGCTCACCTGCCGGCCCGGGGCTGGAGGGCCTGGAGGGCCCAGGGGGAGCTCGCGGACCTCTGCGTCTCTCCCCGCTCTCTGCTGGACCGGAACTCGAGTCAGGCTTTTTCAGGTCACACTAAACTATGTGATCAGGAGCTATAACACATGTGGCCACTGCTTCTGTGCGAGAAGGGACCAACAGCTCATGGAGCCTTCCTGacagttttgttttgaggcaggatctcagtcactcagtcactcagtgtAGTGgaatgatcacagttcactgcagcctccacctcccatgttgaAGTGATgcttccatttcagcctcccaattaaatggaactataggcacatgccattgtgcctggcttaaatttgtgtgtgtgtgtagaaagggGGTCGAGCTCACcacacgctcagctaatttttttaaaaagtgtttttttagagatgacgtttcaccatgtcgcccaggctctCGTGATGAACTCTTGGGCttagactgggcacggtggctcatgcctgtaataccagcactttgggaggtcgaggcgggtggaccacgaggtcaagagatcgagaccatcctagtcagcatggtgaaaccccgtctttactaaaagtacaaaaaattagctgggcatggtggcgcccgcctgtagtcccagctactcaggaggctgaggcaggagaattgcctgaacccaggaggcagaggttgcggtgagccgagatcttgccattgcactccagcctgggtaacaagagggaaactccgtctcaaaaaaaaaaaaagaactcttagGCTTAAACAATCTCACCTCAGCTGgcctccttttgttttcttttaatgcagAGGCTTCTGGAGATGGCTTTGCTTTGGTCTGCTGTGTGGGTGACTGTGGCCCTGACTGGTGGCTGTGGTTCTGTGACACTTAGCAATACTTTGCAGAGCTGCGTCCTTGGCTTCCTGTGGTAAGCCTTTGTAGACCCCTCAACCTAAAACTGCTGCACTTGGGCCCTGGATTGCTCTGAAGCCTCTTCCTGCATATGTTGTCCTAGAGGCAGCAGGCATGAGTCAGCAGCTATTTGGGGAGGCATGTGCTGTAGCTGAGAGCACAAGGGCTTTCCATTAACCTGAGGCAGTTGACTCTGCAGCTGTGACTGAGCGGAGGGCCACTGCTTCCCTAGATCTCAAGGACCCAAGTCCATCGGCAGCTGTTGCTGGAACATCATGCCCTGTAGGTGATTCAGTATCATGCTGCTGTGCGTGATACTGCGATTCATTCTGCTGCTGTTCTTGCAGCAGTGAGAGACAGAACAAGCAACGACAGTGGTCTGTCTTCTACTCTTCCTGAGGCCTCTTTACCCCATATGCACCTTGAGCATAATCCAAAAGGAAGGGACTTGCATTCTGGCTTTCCCTGATTTCAGTTCCTTCTCCATAAAAATATGGcacagaaggtggaggaggaTGAACGGGTATTTCAGAGTTGTAGCTTAGAAAGTGATAGGCAGTAGAATGCCCACTTCCTGCATCTCCTCCATACTCCAAAGCACAGTCCCGTTGCTTTTCAGTGCCTGTGGCCAGATAGGAGCACTGGGAGGCCACCTGTTGACTGGCCATCCCTTGTTTCTCCAGGTAGGAGCACTGAGGGCCCACCTGTTGACTAGGAGTCTCTTGGTTCTCCAAAGAGAAGCAATTGTAGCCTGTCTGTTGATGGGGAATCCCCTGTTGCTCCAGAGGGGAGCAACCAGCTCTACCCATCAAAGCCCTCTGGGCACCAGAGAAGCTCTGCTCGGTGGCATAGTTGGGAGCTGCAGCCTGGGTCTCCTGGCAGCTTAAAAATGGATGGGCTTTTACTAGGAAATCACCGTTTTTCTGAAGAACAAagattctttgtctttcttcaggTGGAAGTCTGGCTCTTTTATTCTGGAACCAATTCTAGAGAGAAAAGATAATACTGTTCTATCGAATCTACTTATCTATGCATTCCTTAATGTAGGAGGATTTTTCTATGTAAGCTACTTCCAAGCAGAGTCCCTGACTTGCCTGCTGATATTAAagcatataaataataaaagtaatctgTCCCAGGAGGCCCATGTGATAACACAGGCCATGCGTTGCACATTTCTAGAACCCTGACCTTCACCGGAGACAGTGATAGCATGGTTTACAGGTagaccttggcttcccagaatcTCTTCCCAATCTGTTTCTGACTTACTTGCAATGTTCTCCTGTTTGCTCACTAAGAGACCCACTCTGCTAAAGAGGCTCCCAGCTGTCCCACCTAGTCATGCATAGTTCACAGAACCCTGCTACTTTACTCATACTCTCCCACCAAGGAGAATTAGTGATGTATTTCTGACACCCacgtttctgtttctctctttctcactccctttttccctccttccctcccttcttcccttcctttcttcctccctctctctcctttccctccctccttccttcctccctctctctcctttccctccctccttccttcctctctttctctgtctctgtctccctctctctttcttcctttctctctttctctccctttctcccttcctctctccctttctctctttctctcttccttctgacagagtttcacccttgttacccaggctgcagtgcaatgacatgttctcagctcactgcaacctccgcctcccaggttcaagtcattctcctgtctcgacctcctgagtagctgggattacaggtgcaccaccatgccaccatgcctggctaatttttttgtatttttagtagagatgggattttgccatgttggccaggctggtctcaaactcctgacctcaagtgatctgcctgcctcggcctcccaaagtgctgggattacaggtgtgagccactgcatcccacCCACGTTTCTTGTTTCTTATATGCACTTAATTTTTACATGCATTGTTCACAATTAAAGGGTGCAATTGTTTGACCATATATTTGTTGTATGACTCTGAGggaaaaaacaaatcattttccACTGCTCTCACACAATAATCAACAGAGAAAGACCTGTGTGAGCAAATGTGTTTTTCTACACACCAGGCAAACAGTTCTGCAGTGCACCTCAGTTGGGTGTcctccaattcaattctgacactttGTACCTGGAAATAATGTCAGATCCCACAGGGTTCAGTCCTGCAAGACTGCCCCTCTTTCAGATGCCAGTTGCAAGTCTGGGCTTCTGAAACTTGACTGACATTACAGGTCAGGGTTCCTGTTCACCTcctctttgggtttgattaacttagcagagtggctcacagaactaaGTGAAATACTTAGGTTTAGCAGTTTATTAGAAAGGATATTACGAAGGTTATAAAGAGATGCATAGGGTGAGATGTGAGGGAAGGGGTGCAGAGCTTTCCTGCCCTCCCTGGACAAACCACTTCAAGGAACTTCCACATATTCAACTATCGGGACCCTCCTCACacccaggcttttctttttctggaggcTTTATTATATAGTCATGACTGATTAAGCCATTGTCTATTGGTGATCAGCTTAACCTTCAGCTCTACCTCCTCTCCAGAAGTTGGAGGGTGGGGTTCAAAGTCCCAACTTCCTAATCCTACCTGGATCTTTCCAGTTCTTATCCTGAAGCTACCAGGGGCTACCACCCATCAGTCAGCTCGTTAGCAGACAACCATCAGATTTATATCTCAAGGAAGTGCTCTCCCCGCCCTTCAGACTTGCACATTCGACTGTTCACTTAGTGTTTCCACTTGGATGTTTACCTGACATTTGTAACTTCCTGTGTCCAAAATGTAAATTTTGATTTCGGACATACCTGCCCCTCCCTAAGTTTCCTCCTTAGTAAAAGGCAACTCTCGTCTTCATGGACTTAAGTCGAACATCCAAGTAACCTTTGAGTCCACCTTATCTTTCACGGCATATTCCACACATAGTAAACTCTGTCAGTTCCATCTCGGACATCTACAGTCTAATTAGTCCTATCCACCTGCACAGCTAGCAAGCTGGCCCTAACCACTGTCACCACCATCTAACCACAGCAGCATCAGCTCATCCACTGCTTCCAAATTTGCCTCACTGCAGTCTAGTTTTCACAATACATATACTTGTGAAAATACAGCGGGTATTTTCTTGATACTATTTTCTTATGTGATGAAATGCTACATACTGCCTAATTCTTCATATTCttcatattgtgtgtgtgtacagttttCTCTCAAATTGGTTATGAATACCAGTGTCTCAGGGTGTCCCAGGCCCTCATGTATATAAAACGGTGTAGTATTTCCATGTATACTATGCGTGTTCTCGCATATGCTTTAAACCGTCAAGAGATGACTTACAATACCTGatacctggctgggtgtggtggctcacgcctgtaatcccaacactttgggaggccaaggcaggtggatcacaagatcaagagatcaacaccatcctggccaacaaggtctctactgaaaatacacaaattatctgggtgtggaggcactcccctgtagtcccagctactcaggaggctgaggcaggagaattgcttgaacccgggaggtggaggttgtagtgagccaagatcgtgctaccacactccagcctggtgatagagggagacgccctctcaaaaactaaacaaaacctgAGACCTAACATAACACAAATTCtacataaatatttcttattctgtgttgttttaaaatttgtatcattaaaaaatttttgtattgttacttGTGCCCCTCACCGCCACCCCCCTggctttttctgagacagggtctcactgttacacaggctggaatgcagtgatgtgatcaggGCTGGATTTGTAAGCACAGCTCCCatcctattttcattttttaactttccaaatatttttcatttgtggtTAGTTAAATCTGTGCATGTGGACCCAGTGGACATGGAGGATtaactgtatatacatatatattttgattgCTCTCTCCCATTTCTTTAAATTCTGTACCTTCCTATCCAGTCCCCTGCATTCTACCTCCATCTGTACTTACTGCCCTTTAATTTGCTAGGAAACAGCTGcacacggtgactcatgcctgtgatcccaggagtttggattgctgaggcaggtggctcttTTGACCCCAGgtgttcaagattagcctgggcaacatggtgagaccccttttctcttttttacaaaaTATCCAATCCCAgcagggtggtgtgtgcctgtagtcccagctacgcaggggactgaggtgggggaatcacctgagtacaggaagtggaggctacagtgagccatgatgtgattgtgccactgtatatcagcctgggtgatgagagtgagactctgtctaaaaatatatatatacatgaaatatacATATGAGGTCTTGAACTTACGTTAATGACATTTACTGGACAATAAAATTTGTTGGCCAATGTTTTTCTTGTGCTGAAATCTGGATAAGGGTTTTCTCCAAATATTTCCTTAAGTGCCTGCAATAATTCTTCAGAAAATTTGTGTCggtgttttgcttttctcttctcctttctttgtctttcttcgtTATGATGATTCTTTTCAGCTGGGAAACCTGACAAAAGTGTAAGCAGAGAGAAGAGCATTGGAGAATATtggtgtgggaagtagaaaagttcctctttaaagttgtctttcttgttaaagaataaatttgctagcc
The Callithrix jacchus isolate 240 chromosome 20, calJac240_pri, whole genome shotgun sequence genome window above contains:
- the LOC118149716 gene encoding LOW QUALITY PROTEIN: cytoplasmic polyadenylated homeobox-like protein (The sequence of the model RefSeq protein was modified relative to this genomic sequence to represent the inferred CDS: inserted 2 bases in 1 codon; substituted 2 bases at 2 genomic stop codons), encoding MSLDGSSGGFPAEKNHHNEERQRKEKRKAKHRHKFSEELLQALKEIFGENPYPDFSTRKTLANKFYCPVNVINNWFQNKRARLPPEERQRIFVLQKNGDFLVKAHPFLSCQETQAAAPNYATEQSFSGAQRALMGRAGCSPLEQQGIPHQQTGYNCFSLENQETPSQQVGPQCSYLEKQGMASQQVASQCSYLATGTEKQRDCALEYGGDAGSGHSTAYHFLSYNSEIPVHPPPPSVPYFYGEGTEIRESQNASPFLLDYAQGAYGVKRPQEEXKTDHCRCLFCLSLLQEQQQNESQYHAQQHDTXNHLQGMMFQQQLPMDLGPXDLGKQWPSAQSQLQSQLPQVNGKPLCSQLQHMPPQIAADSCLLPLGQHMQEEASEQSRAQVQQF